A section of the Chloroflexota bacterium genome encodes:
- a CDS encoding extradiol ring-cleavage dioxygenase, giving the protein MGELLGIGCPHGPQPRFTDETMANNYFRHNLQSEKTPPLWKDPSAWPEAMRQEWGDDEGVAAARRHRDQVIGAYRRARAALDAFHPDFVVMFGDDQYENFKDDVLPPFCVYAADEFSLGGHGSRVRRAPNGLDYGVPMEREPGPTTVAGSKRFGTHLAGELIRRGFDVACSWRLHHLESLGHAFAFTIDYLDWDRRGFPYPLIPFHVSAYGEDMRMPLPGVEAATGRLPESIPPDTVLPPPSPPPWRCYDLGRAVGEVCESSPYRVAIIGTASWSHASLTNIHGFVWGDVEEDRRRFDELKEGHQHRWREIDARQLRASGQHEMRNWICLAGAMAGRTPEILTYAETYIFNSSKCVALFPPRPVSARAQGG; this is encoded by the coding sequence ATGGGCGAGCTACTCGGCATCGGCTGTCCGCACGGTCCACAGCCGCGCTTCACCGACGAGACGATGGCGAACAACTACTTCCGCCACAATCTCCAGAGCGAGAAGACGCCGCCGCTCTGGAAAGACCCATCCGCCTGGCCGGAGGCCATGCGGCAGGAGTGGGGTGACGACGAGGGGGTGGCGGCCGCCCGGCGCCACCGCGATCAGGTGATCGGCGCGTACCGCCGCGCGCGCGCAGCGCTCGACGCGTTCCATCCGGATTTTGTCGTGATGTTCGGCGACGACCAGTACGAGAACTTCAAGGACGACGTCCTCCCGCCGTTCTGCGTGTACGCGGCGGATGAATTCAGCCTCGGCGGCCACGGGTCCCGGGTGCGGCGGGCGCCCAACGGGCTCGACTACGGAGTCCCGATGGAGCGGGAGCCGGGCCCGACGACCGTGGCAGGAAGCAAGCGCTTCGGCACGCACCTGGCGGGCGAGCTGATCCGGCGAGGGTTCGACGTCGCGTGCTCCTGGCGGCTCCACCACCTGGAATCGCTGGGGCATGCTTTCGCCTTCACCATCGACTATCTCGACTGGGACCGACGCGGGTTTCCGTACCCGCTTATCCCGTTCCACGTGAGCGCGTATGGGGAGGACATGCGCATGCCCTTGCCCGGCGTGGAGGCCGCGACGGGTCGGCTGCCCGAAAGCATTCCACCCGACACGGTGCTGCCGCCGCCCTCGCCGCCCCCGTGGCGGTGCTACGACCTCGGGCGCGCCGTGGGCGAGGTCTGCGAGTCCTCACCGTACCGTGTCGCCATCATCGGGACCGCCAGCTGGTCCCACGCGTCGCTCACGAACATCCACGGCTTCGTCTGGGGTGACGTGGAGGAGGACCGCCGCCGGTTCGACGAGCTGAAAGAGGGCCACCAGCACCGCTGGCGCGAGATCGATGCGCGCCAGCTTCGGGCCTCCGGCCAGCACGAGATGCGGAACTGGATCTGCCTCGCTGGCGCTATGGCTGGGCGCACCCCGGAGATCCTGACGTACGCCGAGACGTATATCTTCAACTCGTCCAAGTGCGTCGCGCTGTTCCCCCCGCGGCCCGTCTCGGCTCGCGCGCAGGGCGGGTGA
- a CDS encoding CaiB/BaiF CoA-transferase family protein → MRDDGAGPGPLAGVRIVDLSRVLAGPYCAMLLADLGADVIKIEEPTRGDETRTWGPPFVAGESAYFLAINRNKRSVALDLRDESARQLLFRMLRGADVAIENFKLGTMERWGLGYERLHVANPRLVYGRISGYGPDGPYADRPGYDLIAEGMGGIMSVTGEPDGEPMKVGVAIADVTTGLYLCSAILAALHARETSGVGQRVDVSLLESVVGWLVNLGSNYLAAGSRPRRLGNAHPSIVPYQVFRARDRHFTLAVGNDGQFAALCEIVGEPSLAADARFATNEARVANRDELIGLLSERFAQRDAAYWVGALLARGVPSGPINEIPDVFADPQVLHRRMVEEVEHPTIGKLKLAGIPFKLSETPATVRRAPPLLGQHTDEVLAELGLGRDEIDRLRTRGAIR, encoded by the coding sequence GTGCGAGACGACGGTGCAGGGCCCGGCCCGCTCGCCGGCGTCCGGATCGTGGACCTGTCGCGCGTGCTGGCTGGCCCGTACTGCGCCATGCTCCTGGCCGATCTCGGCGCCGACGTCATCAAGATCGAGGAGCCGACCAGGGGCGATGAGACCCGCACCTGGGGCCCGCCCTTCGTGGCCGGCGAGAGTGCGTACTTCCTCGCCATCAATCGCAACAAGCGCAGCGTCGCCCTGGACCTGCGCGACGAGAGCGCCCGCCAGCTGCTGTTCCGTATGCTCCGCGGCGCCGACGTGGCGATCGAGAATTTCAAGCTGGGCACGATGGAGCGGTGGGGCCTGGGCTACGAGCGACTTCACGTTGCGAACCCGAGGCTGGTTTACGGCCGGATCAGCGGCTACGGGCCGGACGGGCCGTACGCCGACCGGCCCGGGTACGACCTCATCGCGGAAGGCATGGGCGGGATCATGAGCGTGACCGGCGAGCCGGACGGCGAGCCGATGAAGGTCGGCGTCGCCATCGCGGACGTCACGACGGGTCTGTATCTCTGCTCGGCGATCCTCGCGGCACTACATGCCCGCGAGACGAGCGGCGTCGGCCAGCGCGTCGACGTCTCCCTGCTGGAGTCGGTCGTCGGATGGCTCGTGAACCTGGGGTCGAACTACCTGGCGGCGGGAAGCCGTCCCCGCCGACTCGGTAACGCCCACCCCAGCATCGTCCCCTACCAGGTGTTCCGGGCGCGCGATCGGCACTTCACGCTGGCCGTCGGGAACGATGGGCAGTTCGCGGCTCTCTGCGAGATCGTGGGGGAGCCCTCGCTCGCGGCCGATGCGCGGTTCGCGACGAACGAGGCGCGCGTCGCCAACCGCGACGAGCTCATCGGGCTGCTCAGCGAGCGGTTCGCCCAGCGCGACGCCGCCTACTGGGTGGGAGCGCTCCTCGCCCGCGGCGTGCCGAGCGGACCCATCAACGAGATTCCGGACGTGTTTGCCGACCCCCAGGTGCTGCACCGCCGGATGGTGGAGGAGGTGGAGCACCCAACCATTGGCAAGCTGAAGCTGGCCGGGATACCGTTCAAGCTGTCGGAGACGCCGGCGACGGTGCGCCGAGCGCCGCCCCTCCTCGGACAGCACACGGACGAGGTGCTCGCGGAGCTGGGGCTCGGGCGAGACGAGATCGACAGGCTTCGCACGCGCGGGGCGATCCGGTGA
- a CDS encoding acyl-CoA dehydrogenase family protein, giving the protein MLNFADWELSPEQQMIQGVVREFVEREAMPLMPACFEEGRFPTELIPGLAKLGLLGATIPEYGSDIDYTSYGLICQELERGDTALRSFVSVQGGLCMYPVSKYGSEKQKERYLPKMHRGEIIGCFGLTEPDHGSDPASMETRAVRDSDGSWVLNGTKMWITNGTMAHLALIWAKATDDQGETIRGFLVETDRPGFTANPVRHRLSMRASATSELVLQDCRVPGDAILPGVRGMRGPLSCLDHSRFAIAFGVVGAAMACYETALEYAKTRVQWGRPIAGFQLVQERLVDALQAITQGQLLAYQLGRLQDCGRLRPAQISLAKRANCAMALEVARSMRSVLGGNGISLEYPIIRHMANLESVYTYEGTHEIHTLVVGSDVTGLPAFR; this is encoded by the coding sequence ATGCTGAATTTCGCCGACTGGGAGCTGTCTCCCGAGCAGCAGATGATACAGGGCGTGGTCCGCGAATTCGTGGAGCGCGAGGCCATGCCCCTCATGCCCGCCTGCTTCGAGGAGGGCCGATTCCCAACGGAGCTGATCCCGGGGCTCGCGAAGCTGGGCCTCCTCGGCGCCACCATTCCGGAGTACGGCTCCGACATCGACTACACCAGCTACGGCCTCATTTGTCAGGAGCTGGAGCGTGGAGACACCGCGCTCCGCTCGTTCGTCTCCGTCCAGGGCGGACTCTGCATGTATCCCGTCTCGAAGTACGGATCGGAGAAGCAGAAGGAGCGATACCTCCCCAAGATGCACCGCGGCGAGATCATCGGCTGCTTCGGGCTCACCGAGCCCGACCACGGGAGCGACCCGGCGAGCATGGAGACGCGCGCTGTGCGCGATAGCGACGGCTCGTGGGTGCTCAACGGCACGAAGATGTGGATCACCAACGGAACGATGGCCCACCTCGCCCTCATCTGGGCGAAGGCGACGGACGATCAGGGTGAGACCATCCGGGGCTTCCTCGTGGAGACGGATCGACCGGGATTCACCGCGAATCCGGTGCGCCACCGACTCTCCATGCGGGCATCCGCCACCTCGGAGCTGGTGCTCCAGGACTGTCGCGTGCCGGGCGATGCGATCCTACCGGGCGTCCGCGGGATGCGGGGCCCGCTTTCCTGTCTCGACCACTCTCGATTCGCCATCGCCTTCGGCGTGGTCGGAGCAGCGATGGCGTGCTACGAGACAGCGCTGGAGTACGCGAAAACGCGCGTACAGTGGGGACGCCCCATCGCCGGCTTCCAGCTCGTCCAGGAGCGTCTGGTCGACGCCCTGCAGGCCATCACGCAGGGCCAGCTGCTCGCGTATCAGCTCGGGCGCCTGCAGGACTGCGGCCGCCTCCGCCCTGCGCAGATCAGCCTCGCGAAGCGCGCCAACTGCGCCATGGCGCTCGAGGTCGCGCGCTCGATGCGCAGCGTCCTCGGCGGAAACGGCATCAGCCTCGAGTATCCCATCATCCGCCACATGGCGAACCTCGAATCCGTCTACACCTATGAAGGAACCCACGAGATCCACACGCTCGTCGTGGGCTCCGACGTGACCGGGCTTCCCGCCTTCCGCTAG
- a CDS encoding Gfo/Idh/MocA family oxidoreductase: protein MAYELKVGLAGLGAAARIVLPGLEVLSQSRLTAVADIRRDEVERFAQRFEAEGFNSVEEMCAKGDVNVVYVATPNELHAEHTIMAAEYGKHVICEKPMAITMDEANRMIDAVERNGVQYVQGHSKIFRPIFRKMAEIINSGRLGRVLQINTWNYNDWMRRPMLASEVDEKKGGGVVFRQGPHQFDISRFLGGGMIRSIRGTVNRAFPVFDIESNYSAFAFFEGGATALIGFNGLGHLDIAEMTWAIGEGGGVHTERAMYGERLKPTGPVSVEDRYAMPQYQFGAAAGHGPRPERHQDFFGITIVSCERGDIRQSPDGLYVYTEDGREEVAVEPDVNTRGFSELRELRAAMDEGRPVFPNHLWGRASLEACMAVIQSSRENREIELRYQVPSPVLTAPAPA, encoded by the coding sequence GTGGCGTACGAGCTGAAGGTCGGCCTCGCAGGTCTGGGGGCGGCGGCCCGCATCGTTCTGCCGGGCCTGGAAGTCCTGTCGCAATCGCGTCTGACCGCTGTGGCGGACATCCGCCGAGACGAGGTCGAGCGCTTTGCCCAGCGATTCGAGGCGGAGGGGTTCAACAGCGTCGAGGAGATGTGCGCCAAGGGCGACGTCAACGTGGTCTACGTGGCGACGCCCAACGAGCTGCACGCCGAGCACACCATCATGGCCGCCGAATACGGCAAGCACGTCATCTGCGAGAAGCCGATGGCCATCACGATGGACGAGGCGAACCGCATGATCGACGCGGTCGAGCGCAACGGCGTGCAGTACGTGCAGGGGCACAGCAAGATCTTCCGCCCGATCTTTCGGAAGATGGCGGAGATCATCAACAGCGGCCGGTTGGGGCGCGTGCTCCAGATCAACACGTGGAACTACAACGACTGGATGCGGCGGCCCATGCTGGCCTCGGAGGTCGACGAAAAGAAGGGCGGGGGCGTCGTGTTTCGGCAGGGGCCGCACCAGTTCGACATCAGCCGCTTCCTGGGCGGCGGAATGATCCGCAGTATCCGGGGGACCGTGAATCGAGCGTTTCCCGTGTTCGACATCGAGAGCAACTACTCGGCGTTTGCCTTCTTCGAGGGAGGCGCCACGGCCCTCATCGGCTTCAACGGCCTGGGCCATCTGGACATCGCGGAGATGACCTGGGCCATCGGGGAGGGCGGCGGCGTCCATACGGAGCGGGCGATGTACGGCGAGCGGCTCAAGCCCACGGGCCCGGTCTCGGTGGAGGACCGCTACGCGATGCCGCAATATCAGTTCGGCGCGGCGGCCGGGCACGGGCCGCGGCCCGAGCGCCACCAGGACTTTTTCGGCATCACCATCGTGAGCTGCGAGCGCGGCGACATTCGGCAGTCGCCCGACGGCCTGTACGTGTACACGGAGGACGGGCGCGAGGAGGTCGCCGTCGAGCCCGACGTCAACACGCGCGGCTTCTCCGAGCTGCGCGAGCTGCGCGCGGCGATGGACGAAGGCCGACCCGTGTTCCCAAACCACCTCTGGGGACGGGCGAGTCTCGAGGCGTGCATGGCGGTGATCCAGTCGTCGCGCGAGAATCGGGAGATCGAGCTGCGGTACCAGGTGCCATCGCCGGTCCTCACCGCTCCAGCTCCTGCCTGA
- a CDS encoding Lrp/AsnC family transcriptional regulator, protein MDAAMFDPVDLQILDLLQQDARITMRALGLAVGLSGPAVTDRVRRLEDRGVLRGYHAEVNPEGMGLAVRAFITLGMPFDDHGGARFEGQVQEVEGVEACYRISGEDQYLVKATVADIPALQDVLDRMRGFSRVRSSVVLREVKRVHRLLPRPSGPRAVFYHGAD, encoded by the coding sequence ATGGATGCGGCGATGTTCGACCCGGTTGACCTGCAGATCCTCGATCTGCTCCAGCAGGATGCCCGGATCACCATGCGCGCGTTGGGGCTGGCGGTCGGCCTGAGCGGGCCTGCCGTCACGGATCGAGTCCGCCGGCTCGAGGACCGCGGCGTCCTGCGCGGCTACCATGCGGAAGTGAATCCCGAGGGGATGGGTCTCGCGGTGCGCGCCTTCATCACCCTCGGCATGCCATTCGACGACCACGGGGGCGCACGCTTCGAGGGCCAGGTCCAGGAGGTTGAGGGCGTCGAAGCGTGTTATCGGATCAGCGGGGAGGACCAGTACCTGGTCAAGGCCACCGTGGCGGACATCCCGGCCCTTCAAGACGTACTGGATCGAATGCGCGGGTTCAGTCGGGTCCGCAGCTCAGTGGTCCTTCGGGAGGTGAAGCGCGTCCATCGCCTCCTGCCGCGCCCGTCGGGACCTCGCGCCGTCTTCTATCACGGCGCAGACTAG
- a CDS encoding ABC transporter substrate-binding protein, protein MTAQRSMFAIGMLLAAIGVACGSPSAPAGQRMSGDRPEGSSGPQPTVVFAVRGEPPSVAARPVASFSGLLTPPNDLFNAELDYRDEREAPHPYLAEALPELNTDSWKVFPDGTMETAYKLKPNLTWHDGQPLLAEDFAFAYRVYATPDLGQSSSAPIGQIQAVDAPDAQTVVIRWNQLYADAAVLEDGFPALPSHLLADPFRTLEPEAFTALPYWSTDYVGLGPYRVTAWEPGAFIEGQAFDGFVFGKPKIERIKVAFIPDAQTALANVQAGEVHYVSDYVLSVPDGLVLEQQWAQDKGGRVLYTPVTLRYTSFQLRPDYVETPALLDVRIRRAVAFAIDAATAVNVLTEGKGVSTDTLTSPRVDYYAQIESAIQKHPYDPKRTQQLMEEAGFAKGADGFFVGRDGQRLQFSVSSTAGIRNESVAATYVDNLRRSGFDVSQAVVPLAQMRLPETSAIVPGLQVRGGNNYYANYTTDAIPRPDNRWHGSNYGGWSSPEYDRAYDGWLTTLAQPERVKRVADMERVISEQVPIIPHFFDVQVDPAVAALQGPVARQTPESGGPFLYAYKWEWRP, encoded by the coding sequence ATGACGGCGCAACGCTCGATGTTTGCGATAGGTATGCTCCTCGCCGCCATTGGCGTCGCCTGCGGGAGCCCGTCCGCGCCGGCGGGTCAGCGCATGTCCGGCGACCGGCCGGAGGGATCCAGCGGCCCCCAGCCGACCGTCGTATTCGCCGTTCGGGGCGAGCCGCCGAGCGTCGCGGCGAGGCCCGTCGCGTCGTTCTCGGGCCTGCTCACCCCGCCCAACGACCTGTTCAACGCGGAGCTGGACTACCGGGACGAGCGCGAGGCGCCGCATCCATACCTCGCGGAGGCGCTGCCCGAGCTGAATACGGACTCCTGGAAGGTGTTCCCCGACGGCACCATGGAGACGGCCTACAAGCTCAAGCCCAACCTGACCTGGCACGATGGACAGCCTCTCCTGGCCGAGGACTTCGCCTTCGCCTACCGCGTCTATGCCACCCCCGACCTGGGCCAGTCCTCTTCGGCCCCCATCGGTCAGATCCAGGCCGTTGACGCCCCGGACGCTCAGACGGTGGTGATACGCTGGAACCAGCTCTATGCTGACGCCGCGGTACTGGAAGACGGCTTCCCGGCCCTGCCAAGCCACTTGCTCGCCGACCCGTTCCGCACACTCGAGCCAGAGGCATTCACGGCCCTCCCGTATTGGAGCACGGACTACGTCGGCCTCGGGCCCTATCGGGTGACGGCGTGGGAGCCCGGCGCCTTCATCGAGGGGCAAGCGTTCGATGGCTTCGTATTTGGCAAGCCGAAGATCGAGCGGATCAAAGTCGCCTTTATCCCGGACGCCCAGACGGCTCTCGCGAACGTCCAGGCGGGCGAGGTTCACTACGTCAGCGACTACGTGCTCTCTGTCCCAGATGGGCTCGTCCTCGAGCAGCAGTGGGCGCAGGACAAAGGCGGCAGGGTGCTCTACACGCCGGTGACGCTCCGCTACACGTCGTTTCAGCTGCGGCCCGACTACGTCGAGACGCCGGCGCTGCTCGACGTGCGGATACGGAGGGCCGTGGCCTTTGCCATCGACGCCGCCACGGCCGTCAATGTGCTGACCGAAGGGAAGGGCGTCTCAACCGACACGTTGACCTCACCCCGGGTCGACTACTACGCGCAGATCGAAAGCGCGATCCAGAAGCACCCCTACGACCCGAAGCGGACGCAGCAGCTCATGGAAGAGGCGGGATTCGCCAAGGGCGCCGACGGATTCTTCGTGGGGCGGGACGGGCAGCGGCTGCAGTTCAGCGTGTCGTCGACGGCGGGCATCCGAAACGAGTCCGTTGCCGCGACGTACGTCGACAACCTTCGACGGTCGGGCTTTGACGTCAGTCAGGCTGTCGTTCCCCTGGCGCAGATGCGGCTGCCGGAAACGTCAGCTATCGTGCCGGGCCTCCAGGTCCGCGGCGGAAACAACTACTACGCCAACTACACGACGGATGCGATTCCGCGGCCGGACAACCGCTGGCACGGGTCGAACTATGGAGGCTGGAGCAGCCCCGAGTACGACCGGGCGTACGACGGGTGGCTCACAACCCTGGCCCAGCCCGAGCGAGTGAAGCGCGTCGCGGACATGGAACGTGTGATCAGCGAGCAGGTGCCGATCATCCCGCACTTCTTCGACGTGCAGGTCGACCCCGCGGTCGCGGCGCTTCAGGGGCCGGTGGCGCGCCAGACGCCGGAGTCCGGCGGCCCCTTCCTCTACGCGTACAAATGGGAGTGGCGACCGTAG
- a CDS encoding aromatic ring-hydroxylating dioxygenase subunit alpha has protein sequence MLTSEENERITRVGPGTPCGELLRRYWHPVAAASELTPERPMKRVKILGEELVLFRTASGAYGLLAEHCSHRGTSLFYGFHEGENLRCPYHGWLYDTEGRCVEQPFEPAQSLMRHTLRHPAYPVERLAGLLFAYMGPPEKRPLLPRWDILVWKHGTRRLQIRPVLSCNWLQAEENTADFVHTFFLHGWMARLQGRGDEVGFFTRPFARYGFQPCPWGIIKSWEYEGEKAGSGWGNMVLFPNMLRQTDTMSTLHWRVPIDDTHTTIFQVLFRPTPGGNVVDEDQNPPVVYDDSWMGEDGDYHLRTFPSQDGMAWETQGPLYDRRTEHLGQSDRGIAMLRQMLLEQIAVVERGGDPMGLVWDAAENELINLEGWASERDVRAGAGVSPLGIERIPRERIFDDRYELVEVPFGSARPAPGSMAGAASERRRR, from the coding sequence ATGCTGACAAGTGAAGAAAACGAACGCATTACGCGCGTTGGCCCAGGGACCCCGTGCGGTGAGCTGCTCCGACGCTACTGGCACCCGGTCGCGGCGGCATCGGAGCTGACGCCCGAGCGGCCGATGAAGCGCGTGAAGATCCTCGGAGAGGAGCTGGTCCTGTTTCGGACCGCCTCCGGCGCGTACGGGTTGCTCGCCGAGCACTGCTCCCACCGGGGCACGTCGCTCTTCTACGGGTTTCACGAGGGCGAGAACCTCCGCTGCCCGTACCACGGCTGGCTCTACGACACCGAGGGCCGCTGCGTGGAGCAGCCCTTCGAGCCCGCCCAATCGTTGATGCGCCACACCCTTCGGCACCCGGCCTACCCGGTGGAGCGGCTCGCCGGCCTGCTCTTTGCCTACATGGGCCCGCCAGAGAAGCGGCCGCTCCTTCCGCGCTGGGACATCCTGGTCTGGAAGCACGGAACGCGGAGGCTGCAGATCCGTCCGGTCCTGAGCTGCAACTGGCTCCAGGCCGAGGAGAACACCGCCGACTTCGTCCATACTTTTTTCCTGCACGGATGGATGGCGCGTCTCCAGGGCCGCGGGGACGAGGTCGGCTTCTTTACGCGTCCCTTTGCCCGGTACGGCTTCCAGCCGTGTCCGTGGGGCATCATCAAGTCCTGGGAGTACGAGGGGGAGAAGGCAGGGTCGGGCTGGGGAAACATGGTGCTGTTCCCCAACATGTTGCGCCAGACGGACACGATGAGCACGCTGCACTGGCGCGTCCCCATCGACGACACGCACACGACGATCTTCCAGGTGCTCTTCCGCCCCACGCCCGGCGGCAACGTGGTGGACGAGGACCAGAATCCGCCGGTCGTGTACGACGATTCGTGGATGGGCGAGGACGGCGACTACCACCTGCGCACCTTCCCGAGCCAGGACGGCATGGCGTGGGAGACGCAGGGTCCACTGTACGATCGGCGCACCGAGCACCTGGGCCAATCCGACCGCGGGATCGCCATGCTGCGCCAGATGCTCCTCGAGCAGATCGCCGTCGTGGAGCGCGGCGGCGATCCCATGGGCCTCGTGTGGGACGCCGCCGAAAACGAGCTGATCAACCTCGAAGGATGGGCCTCCGAGCGGGACGTGCGGGCTGGTGCCGGCGTGAGCCCCCTTGGCATCGAACGCATACCGCGGGAGCGCATCTTCGACGACCGGTATGAGCTGGTCGAAGTGCCGTTCGGCTCGGCGCGACCAGCGCCAGGATCCATGGCTGGCGCAGCCAGCGAGCGGCGCCGTCGCTGA
- a CDS encoding cupin domain-containing protein, whose amino-acid sequence MPIKVIDLKEMARKPDARRTTLMNGPSFNAFFHIYLEPGQKDEMHCHNADGTFYVIEGECTMHFPDGGQSVLKPGMAGLITGGSFYQLHNSGDGPMVLLGHHGRPSQEMKTILYETRKELIRPGQENGRGEAPKSTTILV is encoded by the coding sequence ATGCCCATCAAGGTCATCGATCTCAAGGAGATGGCGCGAAAGCCCGACGCGCGGCGGACGACGCTCATGAACGGCCCGAGCTTCAATGCCTTCTTTCACATCTACCTGGAGCCTGGACAGAAGGACGAGATGCACTGCCACAACGCGGATGGCACCTTCTACGTCATCGAGGGCGAGTGCACCATGCACTTCCCGGATGGCGGCCAGTCCGTGCTGAAGCCCGGCATGGCAGGCCTGATCACCGGTGGGTCCTTCTATCAGCTCCACAACTCGGGCGATGGGCCGATGGTGCTTCTTGGCCACCATGGGCGACCAAGCCAGGAGATGAAGACGATCCTCTACGAAACGCGGAAGGAGCTAATTCGTCCCGGCCAGGAGAACGGAAGGGGCGAGGCTCCGAAATCGACCACGATCCTCGTCTAG
- a CDS encoding thiamine pyrophosphate-binding protein, producing MARASMTVDQAVCETLSQYGVQYVFGMRIYTDLDTSRTRPINIHHESSAELMAYGYARVSGRPGVCAVNRPGTPNALMGLAEAYNSSVPIIVLLDGLPVGLDGKNALYSYDQVALMRPLAKWVAEVPNPAQMPEMLRKAFRIATSGRPGPVVLIPRGIADREVPGARIFAEPQFAEYPATRIPPDPALIREAVRLIAEAERPCIVAGGGVNTSRAWDELRALAHLTQMPVAT from the coding sequence ATGGCGCGCGCGAGCATGACCGTCGACCAGGCCGTGTGCGAGACGCTCTCCCAGTACGGCGTCCAGTACGTTTTCGGCATGCGCATCTACACCGATCTCGACACGTCCCGCACTCGGCCCATCAACATCCACCACGAGTCCTCCGCCGAGCTCATGGCCTACGGGTATGCCCGCGTCAGCGGCAGACCGGGCGTGTGCGCCGTCAACCGCCCAGGGACCCCCAATGCGCTCATGGGCCTTGCCGAAGCCTACAACTCGTCGGTGCCCATCATCGTCCTGCTGGACGGCCTCCCCGTCGGTCTCGACGGCAAGAACGCCCTCTATTCCTACGATCAGGTGGCGCTGATGCGCCCCCTGGCGAAGTGGGTCGCCGAGGTCCCAAACCCGGCGCAGATGCCCGAGATGCTCCGCAAGGCGTTCCGAATCGCCACTTCTGGCCGCCCTGGGCCAGTCGTGCTGATCCCGCGCGGGATTGCCGATCGCGAGGTCCCCGGCGCGCGGATCTTCGCCGAGCCGCAGTTCGCCGAGTACCCCGCGACCCGGATCCCGCCCGATCCGGCGCTGATCCGGGAGGCGGTCCGCCTCATCGCGGAGGCGGAGCGGCCGTGCATCGTGGCGGGCGGAGGAGTAAACACGTCGCGCGCGTGGGACGAGCTGCGCGCCCTCGCCCACCTGACCCAGATGCCCGTGGCCACCA
- a CDS encoding citrate synthase codes for MAQIQIAHGLEGVVSHATRLSEVDGAAGRLIIRGYDIGDLVGQVCFEEAVYLLWHGDLPDRAQLDGLRAEMVRARRLPQPVLTWLQGPGRQTEGMHALRIGMAMLTLDEPRPDDVSPQANLPRAIRLTARVPELIAQHARARSGHAPVETPDDLGFAAGYLYALEGRQPDPVRVEALDAYLVTVIEHGMNASTFAARVIASTQSDMVSALTGAVGALKGPLHGGVPGPVLAMVQEVRQPQNAERWVRAALARGERIMGFGHRVYRVRDPRAEVLGRVAEHLAGVTGDRGLLDLIRAVEESAVRVLAETKPGRALYANVELYAALVLHEAGIPPELFTPTFAAARTAGWTAHILEQYADNRLIRPQSVYVGPRDRAVLPLAARPPAHPGRLRSC; via the coding sequence GTGGCACAGATCCAGATCGCCCACGGGCTCGAGGGGGTCGTCTCCCACGCGACGCGTCTCAGCGAAGTTGACGGCGCCGCGGGCCGGCTCATCATCCGCGGCTACGACATCGGCGACCTCGTCGGCCAGGTGTGCTTCGAAGAGGCCGTGTATCTGCTCTGGCACGGGGACCTACCGGACCGGGCGCAGCTCGACGGGCTTCGCGCGGAGATGGTCCGGGCGCGCCGGCTCCCCCAGCCCGTGCTGACATGGCTTCAAGGGCCCGGCCGTCAGACCGAGGGAATGCACGCCCTCCGGATAGGCATGGCGATGCTGACCCTCGACGAGCCGCGACCCGACGACGTCAGCCCCCAGGCGAATCTGCCCCGCGCGATCAGGCTGACGGCCCGGGTCCCGGAGCTGATCGCGCAGCACGCTCGCGCGCGCTCGGGACATGCGCCGGTCGAGACTCCCGACGACCTGGGCTTCGCCGCCGGCTACCTCTATGCCCTGGAAGGGCGACAGCCCGATCCGGTGCGCGTCGAGGCGCTCGATGCGTATCTGGTCACCGTGATCGAGCATGGAATGAACGCGTCGACCTTCGCTGCGCGCGTCATCGCATCGACCCAGTCGGACATGGTCTCGGCGCTCACGGGAGCCGTCGGCGCCCTGAAGGGCCCGCTCCACGGTGGCGTGCCCGGTCCGGTCCTCGCCATGGTGCAGGAGGTCCGGCAGCCGCAAAACGCGGAGCGCTGGGTGCGCGCCGCCCTCGCGCGCGGAGAACGCATCATGGGCTTCGGTCACCGGGTATACAGGGTTCGGGACCCGCGCGCGGAGGTGCTCGGCCGCGTGGCCGAGCACCTCGCGGGGGTGACGGGAGACCGCGGCCTGCTGGACCTCATCCGCGCCGTCGAAGAGTCCGCGGTGCGGGTGCTGGCGGAGACCAAGCCGGGGCGCGCCCTCTACGCCAACGTGGAGCTGTACGCCGCGCTCGTGCTCCACGAGGCAGGCATCCCGCCGGAGCTCTTCACCCCGACCTTCGCGGCCGCCCGCACGGCCGGCTGGACCGCGCACATCCTGGAGCAATACGCGGACAACCGCCTGATCCGACCTCAGTCCGTCTACGTCGGACCACGAGACCGCGCGGTGCTGCCGCTCGCAGCGCGACCCCCAGCCCACCCCGGCCGACTCCGGAGCTGCTGA